Proteins encoded by one window of Chondromyces crocatus:
- a CDS encoding DUF6209 family protein produces MKRLLSTTFALLCLGTAATAAAQTSTQPTLTFHDDWTVEQEGQPSTDTPLRIRYDLDRLAQCRGPSWTITGYMMSNRGPVSSFTVASPWTTGPTAELNLAVSRGGNLELWFQVTDANGCSAWDSDHNWNFHTWVTHDPTVTFSADWSETLTGTLQAGSTLMVDYDIGRLPLCRAYYLNYVAWSVSLNYRFDGGEIFTAPLTTTWGEWNLQYWRQIPAFINIPPGVSQVEMWFSNTDRKACQEYDSDYGQNYIYQVQ; encoded by the coding sequence ATGAAACGCCTGCTCTCCACCACCTTCGCCCTGCTCTGCCTCGGCACCGCCGCCACCGCCGCCGCGCAGACCAGCACCCAGCCCACGCTCACCTTCCACGACGACTGGACCGTCGAGCAGGAAGGACAGCCCAGCACCGACACCCCGCTGCGCATCCGCTACGACCTCGACCGCCTCGCTCAGTGCCGCGGCCCCTCGTGGACGATCACCGGCTACATGATGAGCAACCGAGGCCCCGTCAGCAGCTTCACCGTCGCCAGCCCCTGGACCACCGGCCCCACCGCCGAACTCAACCTCGCCGTGAGCCGAGGCGGCAACCTCGAACTCTGGTTCCAGGTCACCGACGCCAACGGCTGCAGCGCCTGGGACTCGGACCACAACTGGAACTTCCACACCTGGGTCACCCACGACCCGACCGTCACCTTCAGCGCCGACTGGAGCGAGACGCTCACCGGCACCCTCCAGGCCGGCAGCACCCTCATGGTCGATTACGACATCGGCCGCCTCCCCCTGTGCCGCGCCTATTACCTGAACTACGTCGCCTGGAGCGTCAGCTTGAACTACCGCTTCGACGGCGGCGAGATCTTCACCGCACCGCTGACCACCACCTGGGGCGAGTGGAACCTCCAGTACTGGCGGCAGATCCCGGCCTTCATCAACATCCCCCCGGGCGTCAGCCAGGTCGAGATGTGGTTCTCGAACACCGACCGCAAAGCCTGCCAGGAATACGACTCCGACTACGGCCAGAACTACATCTACCAGGTGCAATGA
- the ycaC gene encoding isochorismate family cysteine hydrolase YcaC — MADLYARLRKEDAAVLLVDHQAGLMSLVRDFHPDEFKNNVLALADLSKYFGLPTILTTSFETGPNGPLFPELIEMFPDAPYIARPGQINAWDNEDFVKAVKATGKKQLIIAGIVTDVCVAFPALSAIKEGFEVFAVVDASGTFNPTVREAAHQRMAAAGVQLMNWFSVACELHRDWRNDIEGLAGVFSRHIPDYRNLITSYSAKK, encoded by the coding sequence ATGGCTGATCTCTACGCTCGCCTCCGCAAAGAAGACGCCGCCGTACTGCTCGTGGATCACCAGGCCGGCCTCATGTCGCTGGTCCGCGACTTCCACCCCGACGAGTTCAAGAACAACGTCCTCGCCCTCGCCGATCTCTCGAAGTACTTCGGCCTGCCCACGATCCTCACCACCAGCTTCGAGACGGGCCCCAACGGCCCCCTCTTCCCCGAGCTCATCGAGATGTTCCCCGACGCGCCCTACATCGCGCGCCCCGGCCAGATCAACGCCTGGGACAACGAAGACTTCGTCAAGGCCGTGAAGGCGACCGGCAAGAAGCAGCTCATCATCGCCGGCATCGTGACCGACGTCTGCGTCGCCTTCCCCGCCCTGTCCGCCATCAAGGAGGGCTTCGAAGTCTTCGCCGTCGTCGACGCCTCCGGCACCTTCAACCCCACCGTGCGCGAAGCCGCCCACCAGCGCATGGCCGCCGCCGGCGTGCAGCTCATGAACTGGTTCTCCGTCGCCTGCGAGCTGCATCGCGACTGGCGTAACGACATCGAGGGCCTCGCCGGCGTGTTCTCGCGGCACATCCCCGACTACCGGAACCTCATCACGAGCTACTCCGCCAAGAAGTAG
- a CDS encoding FG-GAP-like repeat-containing protein codes for MSMSASRSQPAFPFVSASSPRPRRRPPFPRALLLLIAVLLVGACGDAGGPLLWSSSSQALWEPSPIPPLPPLLCLGPGDGPSPFPPDLTQGTTTAAGTLPGSFSVTSTGEATYTIPVPTLPGRAGIEPSLAITYDSAQGEGLLGIGFHLQGLSSVDRCPRNVAQDGHIAPVRDAEDDALCLDGQRLVPVDPQPGRAPREYRTFPDSFTRVEADFAESEGWPAERGPKRLRAHGKAGLIYEYGGESSGRVLAQGEAVRSWLLTRLSDRDGNTMAVVYRNDLHAKGYTVEHAPQRITYTRHPTVPASRMVEFTYGPLEAADVRVHYARGMELRRSLSLRSIQMFGPGHVLARELRFGYGHGPATGRLRLEAVRECAGDGTCKPPTRFTWHTAGAAGYTQQQTLVEVPLSERGTLMTMDVSGDGLDDLVTSDMVVEAGTEEPITRWSVALNRSQELTPGFFEAAVTGQEQPHFIDAEPPYQPELGTPLDYDHDGRMDLFLHDVHGQSMTWEVLLSNGDGRFTRRDTGVPRPFTMGMTPAGLRSPDASTHLVDVDGDGMVDLLQCYLSAHEQLWYLHRWTAAAGGFAPHGDRVHALSSYPCHAELHAVDVDADGRVDLVMQELILVGSQVRAGWQYVAFSYELSDGSWTRALTGLRLTPPGDRVFFLDVNGDGLPDAVQSSRDDEQLYTSMNIGAGFAAPVPSLATPTLGAARFVRFASVLDHNADGRQDLLLAMSDGGSESLPAWKVLQATGEVGPGTFEIVHPGLPMGIVLQQDELPTPDHPLTPRVTDVNGDGAQDLLYAFNNQVHVFENVLGQEDLLAAVTDGMNAHAPEDAEYLPNVQIRYDHLIDRARTTEGFEDAPGIPSPEQRTYRPLEQSDEEPCRYPVRCVVGHRRVVSGYVLNNGADRPRTFQVAYRNGRHHRLGRGFLGFGTRIVRDLDTGAGTAEFYDNVTFDGAFQAFPFRGQVQRSWRWSPSLPLDAHSAEPASLELLTTRSYAVVIPTQAGTYFTLSLLEGKSRHQGTFSPGSGKTLEEAVRALEGDLASRMSDTLRTVSDFDLYGNILAEQTQTEGVDLDLSVTRSFDNDPLSWRLGELTRETTCSKAGGETQCRVMHRSYDGRGHVRLERVGGEPFDPEMQLDVWFSRDALGNIHSTRSRDGTGQVRASCTSYDALGLMPYAHRNLEGHQSYTRYDPAVGVLRASVDPNGLVSRWAYDGFGRVTLESLPGRMPTVIRRTWTKDGGAAGNAWNLKIRTASVGGQDETVQLDGLGREVRWWWQALDVGEEQAPRMMQEVAFDARGEHLAWRSLPIVDPAPPGSVQVRETWQYDGMGRVLRHVTPWGAATTHEYIGRDEVITAPGQAVTRIASDPLGRPTAVGDPEGGVSRYTYGPFGGLREVTTPAGAVTLTERDAFGRVRRQVSPDRGVSTAHYDGYGQKISSLDAAGRAVTTRYDTLGRIFRQVDEDGVTEFRWDDAQHGVGQLALVVSPDGHRLRYGFDHLGRPATTTLEIGGESFTSRLSYDLSGRLERIEYPSAPGIGSFAIEREYDPHGRLRALKDAGSGAEFWRATAIDAGNRITGERFGGGTATTLRTFDAARERVSRIETQTAGGPVQQLSYLWNDRRKLVERSDGLHANVERFRYDLLDRLTCAQFGLINAALCERPFTYGPDGNLLQKPGVGAYEYDPAQPHAVVRAGSAFYGYDAVGNQTSRPGATIAYTAFDLPKRIALTSGDTVDFAYDGLQQRVRKTTATQEIASFGEVYERVTDVVTGAVEHRYHVRNDERVVTLVRRSVAQGTRTLHVHVDHLGSIDVLTDGVTGSVAERRSYDAFGAPRHPDWGSGQPPSPHELSSLGFTGHEADLDLGLVNMKGRIYDPKLGRFLTPDPLVPRPLFGQSWNSYSYVLNSPLSLVDPSGFQEQPPATEDGCSQGCTIWVFGPPREPKPPAPPKVVEGNLEDAAGTGSTQAPVDVGTSGVRSGWSPQLPATLQTLGRGDAIARRIMDGVRIGMARMLLESAKLGILGGTSRVYVAYTNLTAAWNGYKESGLPGALDAVNPASQMVQAGVEAYEAAAAEDWEAAGASLFKAGSIGMSILATAVGVGGAITATVGSTAGAAGRAAARAPSLPAYAGGKTSGVLRTTAGDTALLSGYKGPSASMPRGTPGMNGRIKSHVEAHAAAVMREQGMKEGTLYINRVPCSGATGCDAMLPRMLPPDAHLRVVGPNGYDQVFVGLPD; via the coding sequence ATGTCCATGTCGGCCTCACGGAGTCAGCCCGCATTCCCCTTCGTGTCGGCCTCCTCTCCGCGTCCGCGCCGGCGCCCTCCCTTTCCCCGAGCGCTGCTCCTCCTCATCGCCGTGCTCCTCGTCGGCGCATGCGGCGACGCTGGCGGCCCGCTTCTCTGGTCGAGCAGCTCCCAGGCCCTCTGGGAACCCTCCCCGATCCCGCCGCTCCCCCCGCTCCTGTGCCTCGGCCCCGGCGACGGTCCCTCCCCCTTTCCGCCTGACCTTACGCAGGGGACCACCACCGCGGCGGGGACCCTGCCAGGGAGCTTTTCGGTCACGAGCACGGGCGAGGCGACGTACACGATCCCGGTCCCCACGCTGCCTGGCCGTGCCGGCATCGAGCCCTCGCTGGCGATCACCTACGACAGTGCGCAGGGTGAAGGGCTGCTCGGGATCGGCTTCCACTTGCAGGGCCTCTCGTCGGTCGATCGCTGCCCCCGGAACGTCGCGCAGGATGGTCACATCGCGCCGGTCCGGGATGCCGAGGACGACGCCTTGTGCCTCGATGGGCAGCGGCTCGTCCCCGTGGACCCGCAGCCAGGGCGTGCGCCGCGGGAATACCGCACGTTCCCGGACAGCTTCACGCGCGTCGAGGCCGACTTCGCGGAGAGCGAGGGGTGGCCGGCGGAGCGTGGGCCGAAGCGGCTGCGGGCGCATGGCAAAGCGGGGCTGATCTACGAATACGGTGGAGAATCATCGGGCCGGGTGCTCGCGCAAGGGGAGGCGGTGCGGTCCTGGTTGCTGACGCGGCTCAGCGACCGGGATGGCAACACGATGGCGGTGGTCTACCGGAATGACCTCCACGCGAAGGGCTACACCGTCGAGCACGCGCCGCAGCGGATCACCTACACCAGGCACCCGACTGTGCCGGCCTCGCGCATGGTGGAGTTCACGTACGGGCCGCTGGAGGCGGCGGACGTGCGCGTACACTATGCCCGCGGGATGGAGCTGCGCCGCTCGCTGAGCTTGCGCTCGATCCAGATGTTCGGGCCGGGACACGTGCTCGCGAGGGAGCTGCGCTTCGGTTACGGGCATGGGCCGGCGACGGGTCGCTTGCGACTGGAGGCGGTTCGGGAGTGCGCAGGTGACGGGACGTGCAAGCCGCCGACACGCTTCACCTGGCACACGGCCGGAGCGGCTGGATACACGCAGCAGCAGACACTGGTGGAGGTGCCGCTGTCGGAGCGCGGCACGTTGATGACGATGGACGTCAGCGGCGATGGCCTCGACGACCTGGTGACGTCCGACATGGTGGTGGAGGCCGGCACGGAAGAGCCGATCACCCGCTGGTCGGTCGCGCTCAACCGGAGCCAGGAGCTGACGCCGGGGTTCTTCGAGGCGGCCGTCACTGGGCAGGAGCAGCCGCATTTCATCGACGCAGAGCCGCCGTACCAGCCGGAGCTGGGGACGCCGCTCGACTACGACCACGATGGCCGGATGGACCTGTTTCTGCACGATGTGCACGGGCAGTCGATGACGTGGGAGGTGCTGCTGTCGAATGGAGATGGGCGGTTCACGCGGCGGGATACGGGGGTGCCGCGGCCGTTCACGATGGGCATGACGCCGGCGGGATTGCGCAGCCCGGATGCGTCGACCCATCTGGTGGATGTTGACGGTGACGGGATGGTGGACCTGCTGCAGTGCTACCTGAGCGCGCACGAGCAGCTCTGGTACTTGCACCGCTGGACGGCAGCGGCGGGGGGCTTCGCGCCGCACGGCGATCGGGTGCATGCGCTGAGCTCCTACCCGTGCCACGCCGAGCTGCACGCGGTCGATGTCGACGCGGATGGGCGGGTGGACCTGGTGATGCAGGAGCTGATCCTCGTCGGGAGCCAGGTGCGGGCGGGGTGGCAGTACGTGGCGTTCTCGTACGAGCTGTCCGATGGATCGTGGACGCGCGCGCTGACGGGGCTGCGGCTCACGCCGCCTGGGGACCGGGTGTTCTTCCTCGACGTCAACGGCGATGGGCTGCCCGATGCGGTGCAGAGCAGCCGGGACGATGAGCAGCTGTACACGTCGATGAATATCGGCGCGGGATTCGCGGCGCCGGTACCGAGCCTGGCGACGCCGACGCTCGGGGCTGCGAGGTTCGTTCGGTTTGCGTCGGTGCTCGATCACAACGCGGATGGGCGACAAGACCTGCTGCTGGCCATGAGCGATGGGGGATCGGAGTCGCTGCCCGCGTGGAAGGTGCTCCAGGCGACGGGGGAGGTCGGTCCGGGGACGTTCGAGATCGTCCATCCCGGGCTGCCGATGGGCATCGTGCTCCAGCAGGACGAGCTGCCCACGCCCGACCATCCGCTCACGCCGCGGGTCACTGACGTGAATGGGGATGGGGCGCAGGATCTGCTCTATGCGTTCAACAACCAGGTCCATGTGTTCGAGAACGTGCTCGGCCAGGAGGACCTGCTCGCGGCCGTGACCGACGGCATGAATGCGCACGCTCCGGAGGACGCCGAGTACCTGCCCAACGTGCAGATCCGGTACGACCACCTGATCGATCGTGCGCGGACGACGGAGGGCTTCGAGGATGCTCCAGGGATCCCGTCACCCGAGCAGCGCACCTACCGGCCTCTGGAGCAAAGCGATGAGGAGCCCTGCCGCTATCCGGTGCGGTGCGTGGTCGGGCATCGGCGGGTGGTGAGCGGCTATGTGCTCAACAATGGCGCGGATCGGCCGCGCACCTTCCAGGTGGCCTACCGCAATGGCCGTCACCATCGCCTGGGCCGAGGGTTTCTGGGGTTCGGGACGCGGATCGTGCGTGACCTCGATACCGGCGCGGGGACGGCCGAGTTCTACGACAACGTCACGTTTGATGGCGCCTTCCAGGCCTTCCCTTTCCGAGGGCAGGTACAGCGCTCGTGGCGCTGGAGTCCGAGCTTGCCGCTGGACGCGCATAGCGCGGAGCCGGCGTCCCTCGAGCTGCTGACGACGCGGAGCTACGCGGTGGTGATCCCCACGCAAGCGGGGACGTACTTCACCCTCTCGCTGCTGGAGGGCAAGAGCCGTCATCAGGGCACGTTCTCACCGGGGAGTGGGAAAACGCTCGAAGAAGCCGTGCGCGCTCTGGAAGGAGATCTCGCCTCGCGAATGAGCGACACGCTCCGCACCGTCAGCGACTTCGACCTCTACGGGAACATCCTCGCCGAGCAAACGCAGACGGAGGGCGTCGACCTCGACCTCTCGGTGACGCGCAGCTTCGACAACGACCCGCTCTCCTGGCGCCTTGGCGAGCTGACGCGAGAGACGACGTGCAGCAAAGCGGGCGGTGAGACGCAGTGCCGGGTGATGCACCGGAGCTATGACGGGCGCGGCCACGTTCGCCTGGAGCGCGTCGGGGGAGAGCCCTTCGACCCGGAGATGCAGCTCGATGTCTGGTTCTCGCGGGACGCGCTGGGCAACATCCACAGCACCCGGTCACGTGATGGGACGGGGCAGGTGCGCGCGAGCTGCACCAGCTACGACGCGCTGGGCTTGATGCCTTATGCCCACCGCAACCTGGAGGGCCACCAGAGCTATACGCGCTACGACCCGGCCGTGGGCGTGCTGCGGGCGTCGGTGGATCCCAACGGCCTGGTGAGCCGCTGGGCCTACGATGGCTTCGGGCGGGTGACGCTGGAGAGCCTCCCCGGGCGCATGCCCACCGTCATCCGGCGGACCTGGACGAAGGACGGCGGAGCGGCTGGCAACGCCTGGAACCTGAAGATCCGCACCGCCTCGGTGGGGGGCCAGGACGAGACCGTGCAGCTCGATGGTCTCGGGCGGGAGGTGCGCTGGTGGTGGCAAGCGCTCGACGTGGGGGAAGAGCAAGCGCCGCGGATGATGCAGGAGGTCGCCTTCGATGCGCGGGGCGAGCACCTCGCGTGGCGCTCGCTGCCGATCGTGGATCCCGCGCCACCAGGCTCGGTGCAGGTGCGAGAGACGTGGCAATACGACGGGATGGGGCGGGTGCTCCGGCACGTCACGCCGTGGGGGGCGGCGACGACGCACGAGTACATCGGGCGGGACGAGGTCATCACCGCGCCTGGGCAGGCCGTCACCCGAATCGCCAGCGATCCGCTCGGGAGGCCCACGGCAGTGGGTGATCCCGAAGGTGGCGTCAGCCGGTACACCTACGGTCCCTTCGGGGGGCTGCGCGAGGTGACCACGCCCGCTGGTGCCGTGACGCTGACCGAGCGGGATGCGTTTGGCCGCGTGCGACGGCAGGTGAGCCCGGACCGGGGAGTCTCTACTGCGCACTACGACGGTTACGGGCAGAAGATCTCATCGCTCGACGCGGCAGGACGCGCGGTCACGACCCGCTACGACACGCTGGGTCGGATTTTCAGGCAGGTCGACGAAGACGGCGTCACCGAGTTCCGTTGGGATGACGCGCAGCATGGAGTGGGTCAGCTCGCGCTGGTGGTCAGCCCCGATGGGCATCGGCTGCGCTACGGCTTCGACCACCTCGGGCGACCAGCGACGACGACGCTGGAGATCGGAGGGGAAAGCTTCACCAGCCGGCTGTCTTATGATCTGAGCGGCCGGCTCGAGCGGATCGAGTACCCGAGCGCGCCGGGGATTGGCAGCTTCGCCATCGAGCGGGAGTACGATCCTCACGGGCGGCTGCGGGCGCTGAAGGATGCGGGGTCGGGGGCGGAGTTCTGGCGAGCCACCGCGATCGATGCGGGGAATCGCATCACGGGGGAGCGCTTCGGTGGGGGGACCGCCACCACGCTCCGCACGTTCGACGCGGCACGGGAGCGGGTGAGTCGGATCGAGACGCAGACGGCAGGTGGGCCCGTCCAGCAGCTCTCCTACCTCTGGAACGATCGCCGCAAGCTCGTCGAGCGCTCCGATGGCCTCCACGCCAACGTCGAGCGCTTTCGTTACGACCTGCTGGACCGGCTGACGTGCGCGCAGTTCGGGCTGATCAATGCTGCCCTCTGCGAGCGACCGTTCACCTACGGACCCGACGGCAACCTGCTCCAGAAGCCCGGCGTCGGTGCCTACGAGTACGACCCCGCGCAGCCCCACGCCGTCGTCCGAGCTGGTAGCGCGTTCTACGGCTACGACGCCGTCGGCAACCAGACCTCACGACCCGGCGCGACCATCGCCTACACCGCGTTCGACCTACCGAAGCGAATCGCGCTCACCAGCGGCGACACCGTCGACTTCGCGTACGACGGCCTCCAGCAGCGGGTGCGCAAGACCACGGCGACGCAGGAGATCGCCTCCTTCGGCGAGGTGTACGAGCGCGTGACCGATGTCGTCACGGGAGCCGTCGAGCATCGCTACCACGTGCGCAACGACGAGCGCGTCGTCACGCTGGTGCGGCGCTCGGTCGCGCAAGGCACGCGCACGCTGCATGTCCATGTCGACCACCTCGGGTCGATCGATGTGCTCACCGACGGTGTGACCGGCAGCGTCGCCGAGCGCCGCAGCTACGATGCCTTCGGCGCACCGCGCCATCCCGACTGGGGTTCGGGTCAGCCTCCGTCACCCCACGAGCTGTCGTCGCTTGGCTTCACCGGGCACGAGGCCGACCTCGACCTCGGCCTCGTGAACATGAAGGGGCGCATCTACGACCCCAAGCTCGGACGGTTCCTCACGCCCGATCCGCTCGTGCCGCGGCCTCTCTTCGGGCAGAGCTGGAATAGCTATTCGTACGTGCTAAACAGCCCGCTGTCGCTGGTCGATCCCAGTGGGTTTCAAGAGCAGCCACCTGCGACAGAGGACGGATGCTCGCAGGGCTGCACCATCTGGGTGTTCGGTCCTCCCCGCGAGCCGAAGCCACCTGCGCCGCCCAAGGTCGTCGAGGGCAACCTGGAGGACGCCGCTGGCACTGGTTCGACCCAGGCGCCGGTCGATGTCGGGACCTCCGGGGTCCGTAGCGGATGGAGTCCGCAGCTCCCGGCCACGTTGCAGACCTTGGGCCGTGGTGACGCCATCGCCAGGCGCATCATGGACGGCGTCCGCATCGGGATGGCCAGGATGCTGCTGGAGTCCGCAAAGCTCGGCATCCTGGGCGGCACCAGCCGCGTCTACGTCGCCTACACCAACCTCACCGCCGCCTGGAATGGCTACAAAGAGAGCGGGCTCCCCGGCGCTCTCGACGCCGTCAATCCCGCCAGCCAGATGGTCCAAGCCGGCGTGGAGGCCTACGAGGCTGCCGCCGCAGAGGACTGGGAGGCCGCCGGCGCCAGCTTGTTCAAGGCCGGGTCGATCGGGATGTCGATCCTGGCGACGGCTGTTGGCGTCGGGGGAGCGATCACTGCGACAGTGGGCTCGACGGCAGGAGCGGCGGGGAGGGCAGCCGCAAGAGCCCCCTCACTCCCTGCATATGCTGGCGGAAAAACGTCGGGAGTACTACGGACCACCGCAGGCGATACAGCACTGCTGAGCGGCTACAAGGGGCCGTCCGCATCGATGCCTCGAGGAACGCCAGGCATGAACGGACGCATCAAGTCGCATGTAGAAGCTCATGCGGCTGCCGTGATGCGAGAGCAAGGGATGAAGGAAGGAACCCTGTACATCAATCGAGTCCCCTGCTCTGGCGCCACCGGATGCGACGCGATGCTCCCAAGAATGCTCCCACCAGATGCACACCTTCGCGTGGTCGGTCCGAATGGTTACGATCAAGTTTTTGTCGGGCTGCCCGACTGA
- a CDS encoding Imm1 family immunity protein — MVTIKFLSGCPTERFNVFTIEINQHRQHAASLDDVDRILDELHAASASLGPQLVSVEICESGDSLAIGLGLARSVLNYMSGSKEPPYFTSTGELDVDEPIAFRFGGEWSEFPLRNSIPTSIARQVMRDFCVTGKLSRNIQWEQD; from the coding sequence ATGGTTACGATCAAGTTTTTGTCGGGCTGCCCGACTGAAAGGTTCAACGTGTTTACGATTGAGATCAATCAACATCGACAACATGCCGCGTCGCTTGATGATGTTGACCGGATCCTGGACGAACTCCATGCCGCGAGCGCTAGCCTGGGACCTCAGCTCGTATCGGTCGAGATATGTGAGTCAGGTGATTCTCTAGCGATCGGTTTGGGTTTGGCTCGAAGTGTTCTTAATTATATGAGCGGTAGCAAGGAGCCACCGTACTTCACCAGCACGGGCGAGCTTGACGTGGATGAGCCCATCGCCTTCCGATTCGGCGGAGAATGGTCGGAGTTTCCGCTCCGGAATAGTATCCCGACATCGATTGCCCGACAGGTGATGAGAGACTTCTGCGTAACGGGCAAGCTCAGTCGGAACATTCAGTGGGAGCAGGATTAG
- a CDS encoding HNH endonuclease, whose product MDGVRIGMARMLLESAKLGILGGTSRVYVAYTTITAAWNGYKESGLPGALDAVNPASHMVEAGVEASEAAAAEDWEAAGASLFKAGSIGMSILATAVGVGGAITATVGSTAGSAGRAAAAAGRRSGATPVRNAHLANQAHPKTGVPFDRNGYPDFSAFRHPTIGDVRIELSGSRSTDFARANTAAGVTETPAGYTWHHHQDRGLMQLVETNVHKYTGHSGGFSTR is encoded by the coding sequence ATGGACGGCGTCCGCATCGGGATGGCCAGGATGCTGCTGGAGTCCGCAAAGCTCGGGATCCTGGGCGGCACCAGCCGCGTCTACGTCGCCTACACCACGATCACCGCCGCCTGGAATGGCTACAAGGAGAGCGGGCTGCCCGGCGCCCTTGACGCCGTCAATCCCGCCAGCCACATGGTGGAAGCCGGCGTGGAGGCCTCTGAGGCTGCCGCCGCAGAGGACTGGGAGGCCGCGGGCGCCAGCTTGTTCAAGGCCGGCAGCATCGGGATGTCCATCCTCGCCACCGCTGTCGGGGTGGGGGGAGCGATCACCGCCACCGTCGGGTCGACAGCGGGGTCAGCAGGGAGAGCTGCAGCTGCGGCAGGGAGGCGAAGTGGTGCGACTCCAGTCCGAAATGCCCATCTTGCGAATCAAGCGCATCCGAAGACAGGTGTTCCATTTGACAGAAATGGCTACCCCGATTTTTCTGCATTCCGCCATCCGACAATCGGTGACGTGCGAATAGAACTCTCAGGTTCGCGTTCCACAGACTTCGCCCGTGCGAACACAGCTGCTGGTGTGACAGAGACGCCCGCAGGCTACACATGGCACCACCATCAAGACAGGGGGTTGATGCAGCTTGTCGAGACGAACGTTCACAAGTACACCGGGCATAGCGGTGGATTCAGCACTCGATGA
- a CDS encoding SMI1/KNR4 family protein, which translates to MSGPVVTTELLRQAEARLGLRLPRAYVEILRQKNGGVPARRCFHTDTPTSWASNHIAISSLLGIGFEQGVDGEFGSAYLVQEWGYPDIGLVICDTPSGGHDTVMLDYRKCGAEGEPQVAYIDEDRSILTIAADFASFVQCLVDCSTLLPPSS; encoded by the coding sequence ATGTCCGGGCCAGTCGTCACCACCGAACTGCTTCGACAGGCGGAAGCTCGTCTTGGACTTCGACTCCCGAGAGCATACGTCGAGATACTACGCCAGAAAAACGGAGGAGTGCCCGCGCGCCGCTGCTTCCATACGGACACTCCGACGTCCTGGGCGAGCAACCACATAGCGATTTCATCGCTACTTGGCATTGGATTCGAGCAGGGAGTGGACGGGGAATTTGGCAGTGCCTACTTGGTGCAAGAATGGGGCTATCCAGACATCGGTCTGGTCATATGCGATACCCCCTCTGGTGGACATGACACCGTCATGCTCGACTATCGCAAGTGTGGCGCGGAGGGAGAGCCTCAAGTTGCATACATCGACGAAGATCGGAGCATCTTGACCATTGCCGCCGACTTCGCGTCGTTCGTCCAGTGCTTGGTGGACTGTTCAACGCTGCTGCCGCCTTCCTCATAA